The Pseudomonas moraviensis genome contains the following window.
TTCGCCTAGAGCTTCTTTGCGGGTTTATTCGCCCTGTGGCGTGAACCGCGGCCTGGCCGCGCAAAGTATCTGGAGAATCACCATGTACCGTAAATCTTTCTCGAACACAAAAAGTCTTGGCCTGGCCGCTATCGCTTTAGCCGGTGGCATGAGCCTGGCATCGTCTGCAGCTTTTGCTGTTGAGCCGTTGTCCCAAGGCTATCAACTGGCATCGGCGGATAAGGCCGGCGAAGGCAAGTGTGGCGAAGGCAAATGCGGTGCCAGCCAAGCCAGCGACAAGTCCGTGACTGCCGAAGGCAAGTGCGGTGAAGGCAAGTGTGGTGACGACTCTTTCGCTCGCACAGATACCGACCATGATGGTCGCGTCTCTCTTAAAGAACTCCTGGCTGTGGCACCTCAGGGCGGTGAAGAATTTCAAGCGATGGACACCAACCACGATGGTTTTCTTTCTGAAGGCGAGGTCTACAAGTTCAGAAGCAACCAATACCTTTCCAACGGCAAGAAAGTACCCACCGAGCTTTTCACCCACATGAGCAAAGCGCAGAACTGATTCATTCCTCCTGCCGTAGCATTCGCCCTCCCCTGCGGCCGCCGCCAGGGAGGGCGATTTACCTTCTGCAGATGTATTGATTACACAGCGTCACAAGTGATGTTCTCCGCCCCTGATTTATCCACTGAAAGCGACACTTTAAAGTCCATCCCACTGCTCACCTCATCATGTCGATGGGGCGCCAACAGGAGACTTCCCCATGCCTTTCATCAGCGTTCGTATCACCCGCGATGGCGTCACCAAGGAACAGAAATCCCAAGTCATCGCCGAGATAACCAGAACCATGCAAACAGTGCTCAACAAGGATCCGCACCTCACGCATATCGTCATTGAAGAGGTCGATACCGATAACTGGGGCTATGCCGGAATCACCACCACTGAGTACCGCCAACAGCTGACGGAGTCGAAGAAATGACTTTTCCTGTCAGGATCGACTTTGTGTCGGATGTGGTGTGCCCCTGGTGCGCACTCGGCGCCAAAGCGCTGGAACAAGCCATCGCTAATGTTGCCGGCGAAGTTGCAGTGGAGCTGACCTTCAAGCCTTTCGAACTGAACCCGGACATGCCGGCCGAGGGCGAGCACGCCATCCAGCACATGATGCGCAAATATGGGCGCAGCGCCGAAGAAGTTGCCTCGCGCAATGAAATGATCATCGCGCGTGGCAAAACCATCGGTTTTCAGTTCGACCTGGAAAAGCGCAGCCATTTCTACAACACCTTCGACGCCCATCGCCTTCTGCTGTGGGCTGTGCAGGACGGCCGCCAGGTTGCGCTGAAGAAAATCCTGCTCGAGGCTTATTTCACCAACGGCCAGAACCCCAGCGATCACGAAACATTGGTGCGCCTGGCCGGTGAAGCAGGACTTTCAACCACCCGAGCTCGCGAGATTTTGACTAGCGAGGCGTTCGCTAGCGAGGTCCGCGAACTTGAGGGGTTTTACCTTGAACGCGGAATTAATTCGGTCCCGGCCATGGTGCTGAATGGTCGTCAGTTGGTGTCCGGATCGCATTCAGTCAAGGAATACGAACACATCCTCAGGCAGGTGGCACGAGAGTCCGCTACAGCCTGACAAAGCGACTACCAACACGATGCCCCGGGCAAGCCCACGGCACCGGTCACCCAACTTGTTTGGAGTACATCGTCATGTCGAATGCCCTCTATCCGCTGAACCGCACCGCTTATCTGCTGGTCGATCCGTACAACGATTTCCTCTCGGAGAACGGCAAGGTATTCCCCTTGATCAAGCCAATTGCCGACCAGGTCGGGCTGCTCGACAACCTGCGGGCCCTCGATCGCGCCGTACGAGCGCACAACATTCCGGTGGTTATTGTGCCGCACCACCGCTGGGAACACGGCGACTACGAAGGCTGGGGCCATCCAACACCGACCCAATGCAAAATTATGCACATGCACCACTTCGCACGCGGTGAATGGGGAGGTGAATGGCATCCCGATTTCGCGCCGAAGGACGGCGACATTGTCGTACAGGAACATTGGGGCGCCAGCGGCTTTGCCAATACCGACCTCGATCTTCGCCTGAAGCAGAAAGGCATCACCCACGTCATCATCGTCGGCCTGCTCGCCAATACCTGCATCGAAGCGACCGCCCGCTACGCCTCGGAATTGGGCTACCACGTCACCTTGGTGCGTGACGCGACCGCCGCTTTCCGTGCGGAAATGATGCACGCCGCCCACGACCTGAACGGGCCGACTTTCGCTCACTCAATAGTGACCTCCCACGAATTGATTGCTGCGCTGGCACCGCAGGAGTAATGGCCCGTGAATCTCACAGTTTTGCTCTACTCCCGGGTATGTGGTGGCGTACGCGCTAACGGGCGCAAGAGTGACGACCGTCGGAGCGAGAGCAGATGTAAGGGTTTTCATGACGCTTCCATTTTTATTGATGAGTGATGGGAAGCCTCAATTGCCGCAGACTCATAGACGACAGAGGGTCAAGGCGCGACGTGGGTGTGAAAGATCTTACTGACGACCGCCCACTTGCCATCGACTTTCAACAGGTGGAAAAAGTCGGTGAAGGAAATGCCGGACATGTCGTTGGCGTCGATGCGTGCGCTCGCGGCCGTACCAACGATTTCAATGCGGACGATAGCTGCCGGTGCATCAGGGGACGGGCGAAAACCTTCATCAATACCCTTGAAAAGGATTTGAATTGCACCACCGGCCAAGTGACCGTCTACATCGACGCTGAACATGGTTGCTCGCTCATCGAAAGCTGGCTTCATGATGCTGCTTTTCGCTTGCTTGCAGCCCTCAATGTACTTATTCAGCACCTCGGTGATGGCTTGGTATTCGTGAACGTAAGTAGGTTTGCTCATGGTGTATTCCTGGTTCATCGAGTCGAATTGGATTAAGGTCTGGCACGCTTATGACGAGGGCAAATTCACGCTTTGGTATCTAGCCATACAGAGCCGTAACGAGTGTAGGCTTCAGGAATCTCAATGGCTTCTTTCAAGTCATCTGCTGCAGTACGCACCCAAAATGGATCGCGCAGCATTTGCCGTCCGACAAACACCAAGTCAGCTCGGCCGTTCTGCAGGATTTCCTCGGCTTGACGACCACTCTGAATCACACCCACTGCACCCGTCGCAATATGCAGCTCCTTACGTAGCAACTCAGCGGCCGGTACTTGGTAACCTGGATAAGTCTGAACCTTGATCATTTTGATCCCACCGGAGCTGCAGTCGATCAGATCGACGCCCTGCTCTTTCATCCAGCGACCGTATTCAAGAAATGACTCGGGTGTGTTTCCGCCTTCGGCGTAATCAGAGCTGGAGATACGAACAAACAGAGGACGATCGCCCCAATGGGTTTTGACTTCCTCCAGCACTTCGCGCAGGAAGCGATAGCGACGCTTGGCATCACCGCCATATTCGTCATCGCGGGTATTGGCGAGTGGGGATAGGAACTCACTCAGCAAATAACCGTGAGCGGCATGGATCTCGAGCACATCAAAGCCCGCTTCACTGGCGCGTCGTGCGGCATCGCCATAAAGCTTCACCAAACCCGGAATTTCGTCAGCCGCGAGTGCCCGAGGCACAGGGCTGGAATCCGTAAACGGAATCGCCGACGGGGCGATATGAATAAGGTTGGGCAGATCGGCATTGCGTCCCGCATGGCCGATCTGAGCGCCGGCTTTCGCACCAAAGCTGTGAAGCAGTTCGGTTAGCCCTTTCAAGCCGACAACGTGTTCATCGCTCCAGATCCCAAGGTCACCAGCCCCGATACGACCGTCAGCCTGGATAGCCAGCGTCTCGGGAAAAATCAGCGCCGCCTGACCCAGTGCGCGAGCTCCATAATGAACGCGGTGCCAATCAGTGACAAAGCCATCATCCGCTGCCATGTGCATGCACATGGGGGACATGACGACCCGGTTTTTCAGTTTAAGGCCTTTAATTTCATGGGGGGATAACAACAAACTCATCTGGCGGATTCCATACTGGTCAATATGGAATCATGCTAACTTACACACCACTTGCGTGTAAGTACGCACAATTTTGTGCTGTAGGCACACTTTTTATACCATGGTGATTTCAGTGAAAAAATGTAACCCTCAGAATGAAATTGAGGCCTTCGCTTGTCCCGTCGCGTTTACTGTCGATGTCATAGGTGGAAAATGGAAATCGCTCATACTGTTTCACTTGATGTCTGGAACGAAGCGCTTCAACGAGCTCCGACGCCTCATTCCAGATATCACTCAGAGGATGCTGACACTCCAGTTGAGAGAGCTGGAGACTGATGGGGTTATACATCGCGAAATCTATCGCGAGGTGCCGCCAAAGGTTGAGTATTCGCTGACAGAATTAGGCAACTCTCTCGCGCCTTTGGTGAGTGCCATGCGGGAATGGGGAGCTGTTCATGAGCGAAAGATTTTGGAGCTCAGGCGCTCTGCGGTGCCGGCGAGTTCGGTCGCTTCCTGTTCCACCATCTGATCACGCGAGGGCTTTGTGCTTCAGCACTGCTTTGAGCCGACAATCATCAGCTTCCAGGGCCTTTGGTATCCACGCTTAGAATACTTGCCTGGCCAAGCCTGTACGCGTCAATTCTTTGAAATGTTCAATGCCTGTTTAGAAACAGCTGAAGGCTATTGTGACCATCCACGATCAGTCCACGTATGAGTTCCTGATAGTCGTCTGCTGTATTCAAATCTTGCAGGTCAAAGCTTGCAGACCAATTGATGAACGTCTTGGGCTGTCCAGTGAGAGAGGCCAATTTCACCGTGGCAACATAGTTGTCCAGCGGTAATGGCGCCTCCTCGAAGCGGTAGGATAGCGTTGTATTGTGATCATCGACCGATAACAAACGCTCCCTGACAACTGCGCCATCGGCCAGCGTGAGTCTGCGAATACAGCCGACCAATCCATCAGGTTGGTTGTCCTCAATGCTGCTTTCGACAATCGATGGATGCCATTTATGAATCTCTCCAAATTTTTTCAACACGCTCCAGGCATGTCCAACATTGCTGTCCAAGACAGCGGAAAACTCAACCATCGGCATCGTGTATCTCCCTTCAGATATGTGCTGTAAGAGCACGGCGAGTCGGCGCAACCACCAGGCTGATCCGTGGATCGTCGAGCGCCTGTTTCAGAACCTCGCGTCCATCCAGCCCCGTAGCGCCAATCAAAACTAATGTCATTGCAAGCAACGCTCATGACCAAGCCTGCGAACAGCGTCGGAGACTGGCATGTCACCTTGAGTAAGCTCGATAATGACTCGACTCACCCTGGGCTGTTCGATCAACTCGGCAAGTGTCGCTGCTACGTCATCTCTCGAAACTTCACCGTAAGGAATAGCAACGTCAGCACGGATTCTGCCAGTGCCTGGGTCATCCAGAAGCGTTCCTGGACGCACAATTACCCAATCCAGACCCGTCCCAACCAAGTGAGCATCAGCTCGTTTTTTCACGGCAATGTAATTTTCGAAACCTTCGGATGACGGACTACCACGCAGCGCATCGGGGAAGGCCGAGACCAGAATGAAACGCCGGACACCTGCCTGAATTGTCGCGGCCACTGCCAACTCCAATCCCCGACCATCAATCGCATTAGTCAGATCCATACCTGCGCCGCCTGCCCCTGCGGTGAAGACCACGGCATCAATGCCCGACATAAGTCGCGCCATTTGCCCGGGATCCAGCTCAAGCAAATTGCCTATAACGGGCGTCGCGCCCAGGGCCGCAAGCTGACTTTCCTGCTCCGGGTTCCGATGCAGTGCGATCGTTTCGTGACCTCGCCCGACGAGCTGCTTAACCAATCGCCGCCCCACTTTGCCAGCGGCGCCGATGATGAAAACCTTACTCATGATCGCTTCTCCATTTGACGATGAACGAGCTCCGATCCCGGGATTGATTCAACCGGGATCGGTGAACGCTCAACCTTCGAACTGGTGATAAACCTTGGCGATGACCTTCCAGGTGCCGTCGATTTTGATCAGGGTCAGGTAGTCGTTGTAGTCGGCACCGATCGCATCCTTTTCCATATCGACACGCACAACGGCTGTCGTGGGTGTGATTGCCAAGATATCGAGGCGAGTCGTAATTTCTGGGGCGCTGCCATTCTTCTGAACGAAATCAAACAGATTCTTGATCGGGCCGCCAAGCAATTCACCATTTGTGAAACCGTACATCACAGCGTCTTTATGGAAAGCTTGAGCAACGCCTTCTGCACTGCCCACACGCAGACCTTCAACGTACTGATTGGCGGTAGCGATGACAGCGTTGTACTCGGAGGTTGGTACTGCCTTGATGTTCTTTGACATGGTTCTCTCCTTTTATTAGGGCGACGTAAAACACACGCCGCCAGACGCGCTCAAATGCTCAAGCGGTCGGATGGGTGTGGTAAATCTTGCTGACGATCGTCCACTTGCCTTCTACCTTCAGCAGGTTGAAGAAGTCGGTGAATCGATACCCCGAAACATTGTCAGTATCAACGCGCGCACTGGCGGCAGTGCCCACGATGTCGATGCGAACGATCGCGGCTTTGGCTTCGGGAGATGGGCGGAAAGAGTTGTCGATGACGTCGTACAGATTCTGGATCGCGCCGCCGACGAGCTTGTCGCCGTCGACGCCAAACATGGTTGCTTGCTCGTTGAACGCGGGCTTCATCAAAGTGCTGTCAGCCTTGGCACCACCTTCGTTGTACTGACTCAGAACAGCAACGATCGCGTCGTATTCCTGGACGTAGGTTGGATTACTCATGATGTACTCCTGGTTGCATGTTGCCGGTGACTTTTGGTCAATCGGACACGGGAAACTCAAACGACAATCACCAATCCTGGCGAGTCGGCGAGATGATGAGATCGTTGACGGTGACGTTTTCCGGTTGGTTGAGCGCGTAGATCACTGCGCGGGCAACATCGTCGGGCGCAATGGCAATCCGGTTCAGCTCTTGGGCAGCCTTACGCCCTTCAGGATCGCTGACCTTGTCCGCCCAGCCGGTATTGATCACGCCCGGGCTGACAGTGTTGACGCGGATGCCATGCTGCACGCCCAACTCCTTTCGCATGGATTCGGTCATGGCCTGGACGAAGAACTTGGTAGCGCTGTAAACACCCGCCGCGGGGCCGACCTGGTGGCCTGCAACGGAGTCCATGTTGAGAATCTGCCCGGATTTCTGTCCAAGCATGAATGGCAACACAGCAGCAGTAGTGTTGAGGTAGCCCTTGATGTTCACATCGATCATCTTTTCCCAATCCTGCACGGCCAGATCGACCCAGTTGGAAAAGAGCATCAGACCGGCGTTGTTGACCAGGATGTCCACTGCGCCATAGGTATCTTGTGCAAACTTCGCGAGCGCTTTGGTTTGAACCAGATGGGTAACGTCTGTAGTGAACGCGACCACGTCGCTCCCGGCCTCACGCAACTCGGCAACAAACGCTTCCAACCCGTGCTGATCGAGTGCTGCTGCCACGACGCGAGCGCCCTGTGCGGCCAATGCGCGGGTGGTGGCAGCACCAATGCCGGAAGATGCGCCAGTGACGATGGCAACCTTGTTTTGCAAATAATTCATATTTGAGTACCTCTTGTGCGGCGAAATGTTTTCGCGACGAAGCCTCCCCGCGCCGAACTGACGCAAAGGGAATCTCTAATCAGTTGGAGTTGGCCGTTGGCCAATCGATGTAGCCCTTGGCGCCTCCGCCGTAGTAACTCTCGCGCGGAGCTATGGTCAGCTCGACACCGCGACGCAGGCGCTCTACCAGGTCGGGGTTGGCAATGAACAACCGACCAAACGCCACGGCATCAATCCGCCCTTGCGCCCTGCGCTCCAGCGCCATTTCCAGGTCATAGTTGTTGTTGCCAATGTACGAACCTTCGAACTGCGCACTCAGCGCGTCCAGATCCACCCCTTCAGGAACGGTACGAGAGGTGGCTGTCGCGCCTTCGACGAAATGCAGATAGGCCAAATTGAATCTGTTCAACTGTTGAATGAGGTGACCGTAGGTCGCCATGACGTTGCTGTCTGGAGGCGTGTTACCTGCATCAGGAGTTACGGGTGAAAGGCGGATGCCGACCCGATCACTACCCCAAATTGCTACCACGGCTTCGGTGACTTCAAGTGTCAGTCGTGTCCGATTTTCGATGGAGCCACCGTACCGGTCAGTCCGCTGGTTGGTGGAATCACGCAGGAACTGATCGAGCAGATAGCTGTTGGCAGAATGGACTTCCACACCGTCGAAACCGGCTCGCTTGGCATTTTCTGCCGCATGCCTGTACTGCTCGATGATCCCCGGGATCTCTGAGGTCTCAAGCGCCCGAGGCATGGACACTTCGACCATGCCATTGTTGGTATAGGTGGTCCCTTCGGCCTTGATTGCCGAGGGCGCGACCGGCGCTTCGCCGTTTGGCTGCAACTCAACGCTGGAGAAGCGACCTACGTGCCACAACTGGCTGACGATTTTTCCGCCGGCCGCGTGCACTGCGTCAGTGACTTTTTTCCAGCCTGCTACCTGCTCCTCTGTCCAGATTCCGGGCGTCATGGCATAGCCACGCCCCTGAGCCGAAATGTTTGTGGCCTCGGCAATGATCAGGCCCGCGCTGGCACGCTGGGCGTAATAAGTAGCGTGCATTTCATTCGGCACGCCGTCGTCGGCCATTCGGCTGCGAGTCACGGGGGCCATGACAATTCGGTTAGCCAGTTGTATCGCCCCCATGGTCATAGGGGAAAACAGGTCGGTGTCTGCGGCAATATCAATCATAAAAACTCCAAATGAATAGACCGGTCGTCTAGTTAAAAGCTTAAAAAAAATGCCCCTATGCCAGCAGGCGCTTACTCGTGATCAGTGCCGTATCAAAGGCAGCCGTCGTATTGCGGACTTTTACCAGAAGCGATGCCCCCAACCACAATTGATACAGCGATTCAGCCAGTGATTCTGCGTCTTGAGCCGAAGTGATTGAGCCATCAGCCATTCCTTGCTGAACACATCGCGTGATTCTCTCGATGATCAGCGCTGTGCCCTCCTCCAGTACGCCGCGCATGTCTTCCGACAGGTCGCACACTTCGGCGCCGAGTTTCACCACCAGGCATTTCTCCTCGGGATGATCGAACGCCTGCGTCTTCGCCCAATAGCGCAAATAGCCAAGGAGCCGCTCGGCACCCGTCCCTTGCGCCGCCATAACGACGTCCACCCGCCCGATGTACTCCTGAAAGTATTCCTCCAATAGTGCCTGGCCGAATTCCTCTTTGGAGGAGAAGTAGTGATAAAACGACCCTTTAGGTACACCCGCCGCCTTCAGCACTTCCATAAGACCGACAGCGGTGTAGCCTTTGTGGGTCATCAATGCCTTCGCTACATCGATGATGTGTTGTCGCATGTCTTGATTAGGTTTTTTCATAGTGAGCACAGCCTAATCAGAACTAGACCGGTCGTCTAGTAACTATTTCCAGTATCTGACGAACGCGACTAAACGCTTGCTGCCGTGTGCGGCTGAGAAGGTTTCAGTGCAACCTTCTCCCACTTGGCGATAACCAACGGTGCAATGGCATTGCCCAATACGTTCAGCGTGGTGGTGCCACTGTCGATAATCCTGAAGATGCCTGCGATCAACGCCACGCCCTCCAACGGTAATCCGGCGGACGCCAATGTCGCTGACAGGATGATGATGGCAAAACCGGGTACCCCTGCTGCTCCCTTTGAGGTCAGCACCATCGTCACCACCAGCAGGATCTGCTGCGACAGAGAAAGGTCGATGCCATAGAGCTGCGCCACGAAGATCGTTGCCACACCGAGAAAAATCGATGCGCCATCCAGGTTGAACGCATAACCCACTGGCACCACAAAACCGACGATCCGACGCGGGACACCGTAGTTCTCCAATCGCGTCATCAACTGCGGCATGACGGCGGCGGACGCGGCACTCGAAAACGCCAGAATAAGCTCATTGCGAAAGTACCTGATCAACTTGAAAATGTTTTCGCCGATCAAATAGCAAATGCCGCCAAGTATCACCAACGCGAAAACTATCAGCGCCAGATAAACCACCCCGATTAGCTTGAGCAACGGCAACAATGAGGCGAAACCAAACGTCGCCACGGTCGCGCCGATCATTCCAAACACGCCGATCGGTGCATAAGCCATGACGATTGAGACGACCTTGAACATTGCATCGGAAAGGCTCTGAACGACCGCGATGAAGGGTGCGCTTTTGTCCTTCGGCAGAGCGTTCAATGCCATGCCTAACAGCACCGCGAAAAACAACACGGACAGCAACTTCGCTTCTGACATAGCAACCAGCACATTGTCAGGGACGATGTTCTGCAAGATGACCAATGCGCCTTTGGCCGGCTCCAGAGTGATCGCTGCGGTGCCGTGCGAAATACCGGAAATGTCGGTGCCCGTCCCCGGCTCGAAAACATTGGCGAAACACAAGCCGATGACAATGGCCAAGGCCGTAATTGCAAAAAAGTAGCCCAGCGATTTTATCCCCATGCGGCCAAACGATTTGTTATCGCCACCGCCTGCGATGCCCAGAATCATGCAACAGAACACAATCGGTACAACCACCATCTTCATCATCTTGATGAAGATATCTCCGAGCGGTTTTAGGATCTCCGAACTCACCCATGCCTGATACTGCGGATGCGTATTGAAGTACCAACCGACAAGCACGCCAAGCAATAGCCCGGCAACGATTTGCCACACCAGGGGAATACGTTTCATGTCTAGCCTTCTTGTTGGAGTGAAAGGTCTGCGTCTATTCGCAGTTGCTAGAGTCATGAGCTTCCAGCTCATTTGAAATCAAATGGCACAACGCCGTTGTGCCATGGCTGTTGTTACTTGGCGAAGAGCTGGCTCATATCCTTGAACGCCTTGAACTCAAGAGCGTTGCCGCACGGGTCAAACAAAAACATGGTGGCTTGCTCGCCCACTTGGCCTTTGAAACGAATGTACGGTTCGATCACAAATTCGGTACCAAACGACTTCAAACGTTCGGCCAGTGCCTCCCACTGTTCCCAACCTAAAATGATGCCGAAGTGCGGAACTGGAACATCGTGTCCGTCAACCGGGTTGCTATGCACGCTTTCCTGCGAAGCGGTTTTTGGATGTTCATGAATCACCAGTTGGTGACCATAAAAATCGAAATCTACCCACTGCGT
Protein-coding sequences here:
- a CDS encoding DsbA family oxidoreductase encodes the protein MTFPVRIDFVSDVVCPWCALGAKALEQAIANVAGEVAVELTFKPFELNPDMPAEGEHAIQHMMRKYGRSAEEVASRNEMIIARGKTIGFQFDLEKRSHFYNTFDAHRLLLWAVQDGRQVALKKILLEAYFTNGQNPSDHETLVRLAGEAGLSTTRAREILTSEAFASEVRELEGFYLERGINSVPAMVLNGRQLVSGSHSVKEYEHILRQVARESATA
- a CDS encoding winged helix-turn-helix transcriptional regulator, with translation MKKCNPQNEIEAFACPVAFTVDVIGGKWKSLILFHLMSGTKRFNELRRLIPDITQRMLTLQLRELETDGVIHREIYREVPPKVEYSLTELGNSLAPLVSAMREWGAVHERKILELRRSAVPASSVASCSTI
- a CDS encoding nuclear transport factor 2 family protein, which gives rise to MSKNIKAVPTSEYNAVIATANQYVEGLRVGSAEGVAQAFHKDAVMYGFTNGELLGGPIKNLFDFVQKNGSAPEITTRLDILAITPTTAVVRVDMEKDAIGADYNDYLTLIKIDGTWKVIAKVYHQFEG
- the namA gene encoding NADPH dehydrogenase NamA; the encoded protein is MSLLLSPHEIKGLKLKNRVVMSPMCMHMAADDGFVTDWHRVHYGARALGQAALIFPETLAIQADGRIGAGDLGIWSDEHVVGLKGLTELLHSFGAKAGAQIGHAGRNADLPNLIHIAPSAIPFTDSSPVPRALAADEIPGLVKLYGDAARRASEAGFDVLEIHAAHGYLLSEFLSPLANTRDDEYGGDAKRRYRFLREVLEEVKTHWGDRPLFVRISSSDYAEGGNTPESFLEYGRWMKEQGVDLIDCSSGGIKMIKVQTYPGYQVPAAELLRKELHIATGAVGVIQSGRQAEEILQNGRADLVFVGRQMLRDPFWVRTAADDLKEAIEIPEAYTRYGSVWLDTKA
- a CDS encoding VOC family protein, with product MSLSPFHLAIPVYDLAAARTFYGEVFGLEEGRSSTQWVDFDFYGHQLVIHEHPKTASQESVHSNPVDGHDVPVPHFGIILGWEQWEALAERLKSFGTEFVIEPYIRFKGQVGEQATMFLFDPCGNALEFKAFKDMSQLFAK
- a CDS encoding NAD(P)-binding oxidoreductase; this translates as MSKVFIIGAAGKVGRRLVKQLVGRGHETIALHRNPEQESQLAALGATPVIGNLLELDPGQMARLMSGIDAVVFTAGAGGAGMDLTNAIDGRGLELAVAATIQAGVRRFILVSAFPDALRGSPSSEGFENYIAVKKRADAHLVGTGLDWVIVRPGTLLDDPGTGRIRADVAIPYGEVSRDDVAATLAELIEQPRVSRVIIELTQGDMPVSDAVRRLGHERCLQ
- a CDS encoding SDR family oxidoreductase, which encodes MNYLQNKVAIVTGASSGIGAATTRALAAQGARVVAAALDQHGLEAFVAELREAGSDVVAFTTDVTHLVQTKALAKFAQDTYGAVDILVNNAGLMLFSNWVDLAVQDWEKMIDVNIKGYLNTTAAVLPFMLGQKSGQILNMDSVAGHQVGPAAGVYSATKFFVQAMTESMRKELGVQHGIRVNTVSPGVINTGWADKVSDPEGRKAAQELNRIAIAPDDVARAVIYALNQPENVTVNDLIISPTRQDW
- a CDS encoding TetR/AcrR family transcriptional regulator, yielding MKKPNQDMRQHIIDVAKALMTHKGYTAVGLMEVLKAAGVPKGSFYHYFSSKEEFGQALLEEYFQEYIGRVDVVMAAQGTGAERLLGYLRYWAKTQAFDHPEEKCLVVKLGAEVCDLSEDMRGVLEEGTALIIERITRCVQQGMADGSITSAQDAESLAESLYQLWLGASLLVKVRNTTAAFDTALITSKRLLA
- a CDS encoding nuclear transport factor 2 family protein, with the protein product MSKPTYVHEYQAITEVLNKYIEGCKQAKSSIMKPAFDERATMFSVDVDGHLAGGAIQILFKGIDEGFRPSPDAPAAIVRIEIVGTAASARIDANDMSGISFTDFFHLLKVDGKWAVVSKIFHTHVAP
- a CDS encoding alkene reductase is translated as MIDIAADTDLFSPMTMGAIQLANRIVMAPVTRSRMADDGVPNEMHATYYAQRASAGLIIAEATNISAQGRGYAMTPGIWTEEQVAGWKKVTDAVHAAGGKIVSQLWHVGRFSSVELQPNGEAPVAPSAIKAEGTTYTNNGMVEVSMPRALETSEIPGIIEQYRHAAENAKRAGFDGVEVHSANSYLLDQFLRDSTNQRTDRYGGSIENRTRLTLEVTEAVVAIWGSDRVGIRLSPVTPDAGNTPPDSNVMATYGHLIQQLNRFNLAYLHFVEGATATSRTVPEGVDLDALSAQFEGSYIGNNNYDLEMALERRAQGRIDAVAFGRLFIANPDLVERLRRGVELTIAPRESYYGGGAKGYIDWPTANSN
- a CDS encoding isochorismatase family cysteine hydrolase, coding for MSNALYPLNRTAYLLVDPYNDFLSENGKVFPLIKPIADQVGLLDNLRALDRAVRAHNIPVVIVPHHRWEHGDYEGWGHPTPTQCKIMHMHHFARGEWGGEWHPDFAPKDGDIVVQEHWGASGFANTDLDLRLKQKGITHVIIVGLLANTCIEATARYASELGYHVTLVRDATAAFRAEMMHAAHDLNGPTFAHSIVTSHELIAALAPQE
- a CDS encoding cation:dicarboxylate symporter family transporter translates to MKRIPLVWQIVAGLLLGVLVGWYFNTHPQYQAWVSSEILKPLGDIFIKMMKMVVVPIVFCCMILGIAGGGDNKSFGRMGIKSLGYFFAITALAIVIGLCFANVFEPGTGTDISGISHGTAAITLEPAKGALVILQNIVPDNVLVAMSEAKLLSVLFFAVLLGMALNALPKDKSAPFIAVVQSLSDAMFKVVSIVMAYAPIGVFGMIGATVATFGFASLLPLLKLIGVVYLALIVFALVILGGICYLIGENIFKLIRYFRNELILAFSSAASAAVMPQLMTRLENYGVPRRIVGFVVPVGYAFNLDGASIFLGVATIFVAQLYGIDLSLSQQILLVVTMVLTSKGAAGVPGFAIIILSATLASAGLPLEGVALIAGIFRIIDSGTTTLNVLGNAIAPLVIAKWEKVALKPSQPHTAASV
- a CDS encoding nuclear transport factor 2 family protein; translated protein: MSNPTYVQEYDAIVAVLSQYNEGGAKADSTLMKPAFNEQATMFGVDGDKLVGGAIQNLYDVIDNSFRPSPEAKAAIVRIDIVGTAASARVDTDNVSGYRFTDFFNLLKVEGKWTIVSKIYHTHPTA
- a CDS encoding SRPBCC family protein, which translates into the protein MPMVEFSAVLDSNVGHAWSVLKKFGEIHKWHPSIVESSIEDNQPDGLVGCIRRLTLADGAVVRERLLSVDDHNTTLSYRFEEAPLPLDNYVATVKLASLTGQPKTFINWSASFDLQDLNTADDYQELIRGLIVDGHNSLQLFLNRH
- a CDS encoding tautomerase family protein is translated as MPFISVRITRDGVTKEQKSQVIAEITRTMQTVLNKDPHLTHIVIEEVDTDNWGYAGITTTEYRQQLTESKK